From a region of the Methanolinea sp. genome:
- a CDS encoding ATP-binding protein, whose translation MSAEDETLKLLELALTAEIFNRHSDLDINDLTPECRELYGVNDGLEFKRPLTLSEGMIKRSLGISDACAKLSSVPVITCDEFGQRIRVPSLEAAAGWFIRKGGTSLVLNNPALAFYFQDSDMAPVSYQDVRARNLPYEDTRAYSARKIAKILAADDELKHALELVIVSSPEEIEQKFEDFICTDEQIRIIGKIRTAREHRDLLARHRIHEVGKLLFVGPPGTGKTSLALALSREMHLPLIEVRLSMVTSQYLGETSKNIDRIFDFARKFAPCILFIDEFDFVAKSRVADDHGAMKRAVNSLLKNIDRISLVKDGVLLIGATNHPQLLDEAAWRRFDEIVEFGLPDTAMRIKILKSVTTSIDCRCDFEALAAATEGFSGADLRIMVKEALLSALMERRVFITDLDFEEGIHLIGTRGTVRSQNWL comes from the coding sequence ATGTCTGCAGAGGACGAAACCCTGAAACTCCTCGAGCTGGCGCTCACTGCTGAGATATTCAACCGGCACTCTGACCTCGATATCAACGACCTGACCCCTGAATGCCGAGAACTGTACGGTGTCAATGATGGCCTGGAGTTCAAGCGTCCGCTCACATTGTCTGAGGGCATGATCAAACGGAGCCTTGGGATCTCTGACGCGTGCGCGAAACTCTCTTCAGTCCCGGTCATCACCTGCGATGAATTCGGCCAGCGGATCAGGGTACCGAGCCTAGAGGCTGCTGCCGGATGGTTCATTCGGAAAGGCGGCACTTCCCTGGTCCTGAACAACCCGGCGCTTGCCTTCTATTTCCAGGACTCGGACATGGCACCGGTCTCCTACCAGGATGTCCGGGCCAGGAACCTCCCCTACGAGGACACCAGGGCCTACAGCGCCAGGAAGATCGCAAAAATTCTTGCTGCAGACGACGAGTTGAAGCATGCCCTCGAGCTGGTCATCGTCAGCTCGCCCGAAGAGATCGAGCAGAAGTTCGAGGATTTCATCTGTACCGATGAGCAGATACGGATTATCGGTAAGATCCGGACCGCCCGCGAACACCGCGACCTGCTCGCCCGGCACCGTATCCACGAGGTCGGGAAGCTCTTGTTCGTGGGGCCTCCGGGTACAGGGAAGACCTCGCTTGCGCTTGCCCTTTCCCGGGAGATGCACCTTCCGCTCATCGAAGTGCGGCTCTCGATGGTGACTTCCCAGTACCTCGGAGAGACCTCGAAAAATATCGATCGTATCTTTGATTTTGCCCGGAAATTCGCTCCCTGCATTCTTTTTATCGATGAATTCGATTTTGTCGCCAAGAGCAGGGTTGCCGATGACCATGGGGCGATGAAGCGTGCCGTGAACTCGCTTTTAAAGAATATCGACCGAATCAGCCTGGTCAAAGACGGTGTGCTCCTGATAGGGGCGACTAACCACCCGCAGCTTCTCGATGAGGCTGCGTGGCGACGGTTCGACGAGATCGTGGAGTTCGGGCTTCCTGACACAGCGATGCGCATCAAGATCCTGAAGAGCGTCACCACAAGTATCGACTGCCGGTGCGATTTCGAAGCGCTCGCGGCGGCAACCGAGGGGTTCTCCGGTGCCGATCTCCGTATCATGGTCAAGGAAGCGCTCCTCTCAGCCCTGATGGAGCGCCGGGTCTTCATCACCGACCTGGATTTCGAGGAGGGGATACACCTCATCGGGACCCGCGGGACGGTGCGCTCTCAGAACTGGTTATAG
- a CDS encoding MBL fold metallo-hydrolase, with translation MKITLLGTGDAIGTPKIGCSCPQCTYAIQHGLQRLRTSFLIETSGKHILIDTSPDLRMQLLGAGSPHIDAVIWTHGHYDHFMGFGEFYRVQDIPDAYGAPGVVDYCQNVFSFLPFSTHPREPFCPFRLFGLEFTLVPVCHPPAETYGILLSSSAATIGFTSDTNRDLSAESRSLFAGTDLLFIDALAPSPIRVRQHMNYGEACALAAELEAGDFRCVHMSHLLPWDLTHTGRDGETFSFPD, from the coding sequence ATGAAAATTACCCTGCTCGGCACCGGTGATGCCATAGGGACACCAAAAATCGGGTGCTCGTGCCCGCAGTGCACCTATGCCATCCAGCATGGACTCCAGCGGCTTCGCACCTCCTTTCTCATCGAGACCAGCGGGAAGCACATCCTGATAGACACGTCTCCCGATCTCAGGATGCAGCTGCTCGGGGCAGGATCTCCGCATATCGATGCCGTCATCTGGACCCATGGCCACTACGACCACTTCATGGGATTCGGGGAGTTCTACCGCGTCCAGGACATCCCGGACGCCTATGGAGCACCGGGAGTAGTAGATTATTGCCAGAATGTGTTTTCATTCCTGCCCTTTTCCACCCACCCCCGGGAGCCGTTCTGCCCGTTTCGCCTGTTCGGGCTCGAATTCACTCTCGTCCCCGTGTGCCACCCGCCGGCTGAGACCTATGGCATCCTCCTTTCCTCTTCTGCTGCCACTATCGGGTTTACTTCCGATACCAACCGGGATCTCTCTGCTGAAAGTCGCTCCCTGTTCGCCGGGACAGACCTCCTTTTCATCGATGCCCTGGCCCCATCACCCATCCGGGTCCGGCAGCACATGAACTATGGAGAAGCGTGTGCTCTTGCTGCAGAACTGGAGGCAGGCGACTTCAGGTGCGTGCACATGAGCCACCTGTTACCATGGGATCTCACGCATACCGGCAGGGACGGGGAAACCTTCTCTTTTCCCGACTGA
- a CDS encoding DNA-directed RNA polymerase subunit L, with product MNIKILELEENIARLVIQGEGHTFLNVLTEEILKDPDVDVARYLIKFQFSDPELLVTTRGKRNPLDVVRDACGRLKNSCAELLEQIPAD from the coding sequence ATGAATATCAAGATACTGGAGCTCGAAGAGAATATCGCACGCCTTGTCATCCAGGGAGAAGGCCATACCTTCTTGAATGTCCTGACCGAAGAGATCCTGAAAGACCCTGACGTTGATGTGGCACGATATTTGATCAAATTCCAATTCTCTGACCCTGAACTGCTGGTCACAACCAGGGGGAAACGCAACCCGCTCGATGTTGTACGGGACGCCTGCGGACGCCTCAAGAACTCCTGCGCTGAGCTCCTGGAACAGATCCCTGCAGACTGA
- a CDS encoding translation initiation factor IF-2 subunit beta, translated as MVDPYEALLKKAYANVTVQSESTERFTVPEAKVYIEGKTTVLENFAEIADIVRRDQDHLMKFLLGELGTAGKIDGNRAIFNGKFEQSLINGLIRSYVDDYVICSECGKPDTRLVKDDRILLLRCDACGGHRPVRKRRARTEPAGSELQEGQELDVEIQSVSKRGDGVVRMGRYIMYVPRSKPGQKVKIRITRISGSIVFTEQVN; from the coding sequence ATGGTTGATCCGTATGAGGCACTGCTGAAGAAAGCCTACGCGAATGTTACCGTTCAAAGCGAGTCGACAGAACGGTTCACGGTCCCGGAAGCAAAGGTCTACATCGAGGGGAAGACAACAGTTCTTGAAAATTTTGCAGAGATTGCTGATATCGTGAGGAGAGATCAGGATCACCTGATGAAATTTCTCCTGGGAGAACTCGGAACGGCCGGCAAGATCGATGGCAACCGTGCAATTTTCAACGGGAAGTTTGAACAATCACTCATCAACGGGCTCATCAGGAGTTACGTTGACGACTACGTCATCTGCTCGGAATGCGGGAAACCAGACACGCGGCTGGTCAAAGATGACCGCATCCTCCTCCTCCGCTGTGACGCCTGCGGCGGTCACCGGCCGGTCCGGAAACGGAGGGCGCGAACGGAACCGGCAGGAAGCGAGCTGCAGGAAGGGCAGGAACTGGATGTCGAGATCCAGTCGGTCAGCAAGCGCGGGGACGGGGTTGTCAGGATGGGGCGCTATATCATGTACGTTCCCCGGAGCAAGCCCGGCCAGAAGGTGAAAATACGGATTACGCGGATATCGGGCTCAATCGTCTTCACAGAACAGGTAAATTAA
- the purL gene encoding phosphoribosylformylglycinamidine synthase subunit PurL has product MLSADDLNQIRQKLRREPTDVEIAAFENLWSEHCSYRSTRRLLKTLPTTGKNVLLGPGDDAAIVRFTDHHALAVGMESHNHPSYIDPYNGAATGVGGIVRDVLSMGARPIALMDPLYFGPLDKEKNRYLLENVVAGIGGYGNCIGVPVVRGDLAFDSSYDGNPLVNVVCIGIVDPSRFITGRAKQPGNHLLLIGATTGRDGLGGASFASRDLAEDSGAQERSNVQIGDPFTEQLLIEAILEMAGTGKVCSCRDLGAAGLAGASSEMCSTFGGLIHADRVHLREPNMRPVEIMLAESQERMMIEVAPGDVPLMGEIAEKYDLMWSDVGEVIAEPRYIVRFHGRTVCDLPIDFLCGDAPECTWPQCPYDAVRPFVPPKAPLRDLFLSVLSHPEVASRAWVSGQYDHDVQLRTVAVAGDAALLRLDDEGLALSCGCNPRHIFLSPSDGTANAVYENAANLACVGAEPLCIVNCLNFASPVHPEISWQIAECVRGMGDMARAMGIPIVGGNVSLYNESDELGTQIKPTPSIGMVGRARPRPRTVPHEGMLLALAGTAGEHFGGSVLDVLTGCCGSPPPRADPGLAVQIRALVNARSDLAVTDLSQGGLAAALATFCPGARVEIGGLPLQELFSETYGRFLIAYHDEKDLLGIPFRKIGEVTPGGFDISGAGCRIMIDRDEIELACSSLTRIMRG; this is encoded by the coding sequence ATGTTATCGGCCGACGATTTAAACCAGATCCGGCAGAAGCTCCGGCGGGAACCAACCGATGTGGAGATAGCCGCATTCGAGAATCTATGGAGTGAGCACTGCAGTTACCGGTCAACCAGGCGCCTGTTAAAGACTCTGCCCACTACCGGAAAAAACGTCCTTCTCGGACCTGGCGACGATGCGGCCATTGTCCGGTTCACGGACCATCATGCGCTTGCGGTGGGCATGGAGAGCCACAACCACCCGAGTTATATTGACCCATACAACGGTGCGGCGACCGGTGTGGGCGGGATCGTCCGGGATGTCCTCTCCATGGGTGCGCGACCGATAGCGCTCATGGATCCGCTCTACTTCGGTCCGCTCGACAAGGAAAAGAACCGGTACCTCCTAGAAAATGTCGTTGCAGGGATAGGGGGGTATGGTAACTGTATTGGAGTCCCGGTGGTGAGGGGAGACCTTGCCTTCGACAGCAGCTATGATGGAAACCCCCTGGTCAACGTGGTATGCATCGGGATCGTCGATCCTTCCCGGTTCATCACTGGCAGGGCGAAGCAGCCGGGAAACCACCTGTTGTTGATAGGAGCTACCACCGGGCGGGACGGGCTTGGAGGTGCTTCGTTCGCCTCCCGCGATCTTGCCGAGGACTCCGGGGCGCAGGAGCGGTCGAACGTTCAGATCGGCGACCCTTTTACCGAGCAGCTCCTGATCGAAGCCATCCTCGAGATGGCCGGTACTGGAAAAGTCTGTTCCTGCCGCGATCTCGGGGCGGCTGGGCTGGCCGGTGCGTCGAGTGAGATGTGCAGCACCTTTGGCGGACTCATCCACGCTGACCGGGTCCATCTGCGAGAGCCGAACATGCGGCCGGTCGAGATCATGCTTGCGGAGAGCCAGGAGCGGATGATGATCGAAGTCGCCCCTGGCGACGTCCCCCTGATGGGAGAGATCGCAGAGAAGTACGACCTCATGTGGAGCGATGTCGGAGAAGTAATTGCCGAACCCCGGTATATCGTCAGGTTCCATGGCCGCACGGTATGCGACCTCCCCATCGACTTCCTCTGTGGCGATGCCCCGGAATGCACCTGGCCCCAGTGCCCGTACGATGCCGTCCGACCATTTGTTCCGCCCAAAGCCCCCCTCAGGGACCTCTTCCTCTCGGTCCTCTCCCATCCCGAAGTGGCGTCCCGGGCATGGGTGAGCGGGCAGTATGACCATGATGTGCAGTTGCGGACCGTGGCGGTGGCAGGGGATGCTGCTTTGCTCCGGCTCGATGATGAGGGGCTTGCTCTCTCCTGTGGGTGCAACCCCCGCCACATTTTCCTTTCCCCCAGTGACGGGACCGCGAATGCGGTGTATGAGAATGCCGCGAACCTCGCCTGCGTTGGAGCAGAACCGCTCTGCATCGTTAACTGCCTCAACTTCGCAAGCCCGGTTCACCCGGAGATATCCTGGCAGATCGCCGAGTGTGTCCGGGGGATGGGCGACATGGCACGGGCGATGGGGATCCCCATCGTGGGCGGCAATGTCTCCCTCTATAACGAGAGCGATGAGTTGGGGACCCAGATCAAACCCACACCCTCAATCGGGATGGTCGGCCGCGCACGGCCCCGGCCCCGGACGGTGCCGCATGAGGGGATGTTGCTTGCCCTGGCCGGAACCGCTGGTGAGCACTTTGGAGGATCGGTCCTCGATGTCCTCACCGGCTGCTGTGGGTCTCCGCCGCCCCGGGCAGACCCGGGCCTTGCCGTGCAGATCAGGGCACTCGTCAATGCCCGTTCCGACCTTGCGGTAACAGACCTTTCGCAGGGTGGCCTTGCGGCCGCACTGGCCACGTTCTGCCCCGGTGCCCGGGTAGAGATTGGAGGCTTGCCGCTCCAGGAGCTCTTTTCCGAGACCTACGGGAGATTCCTCATCGCATACCATGACGAAAAGGATCTCTTGGGCATCCCTTTCCGGAAGATCGGCGAGGTCACTCCGGGGGGCTTCGACATCAGCGGTGCAGGGTGCCGCATCATGATCGACCGGGATGAAATTGAGCTCGCATGCTCATCGCTGACCCGGATCATGCGGGGCTGA
- the ilvC gene encoding ketol-acid reductoisomerase gives MKKYYESDADLSVFDGKRIAVIGYGSQGRGQALNLKESGLDVVIGVRPGKSWSAASADGFKVYPVAEAVKMAQVVQILLPDETQAGVYRTEIRPHMTENKCLMFSHGFNIHFGQIVPPPDIDVVMVAPKGPGALVRRMYEEGRGVPALIAVHQNYSGNAHALALGYAKGIGATRAVVLETSFREETETDLFGEQAVLCGGITSLIKAGFEILVEAGYAPEMAYLEVLHETKLIVDLIYEGGFTKMRSAVSNTAQYGDLTRGPRVIGPEVYLAMQEILGEIQSGEFAREWMLENLVNRPVFTALTRADEEHLIENVGREVRDLMPQFQKK, from the coding sequence ATAAAAAAATACTACGAATCAGACGCCGATCTCTCTGTTTTCGATGGTAAGAGGATAGCGGTGATCGGGTACGGCTCGCAGGGACGGGGACAGGCCCTCAACCTGAAGGAGAGCGGGCTTGACGTGGTCATCGGTGTCCGGCCCGGGAAGAGCTGGTCTGCTGCCAGTGCCGACGGATTCAAGGTCTACCCGGTTGCAGAAGCGGTCAAGATGGCTCAGGTGGTTCAGATCCTCCTCCCGGATGAGACCCAGGCCGGCGTCTACCGGACCGAGATCCGGCCCCATATGACCGAGAACAAGTGCCTCATGTTCTCCCACGGGTTCAACATCCACTTTGGCCAGATCGTCCCTCCACCCGATATCGATGTGGTCATGGTTGCCCCGAAGGGCCCCGGAGCGCTCGTGCGCCGCATGTACGAGGAAGGCAGAGGAGTCCCGGCCCTCATCGCCGTTCACCAGAATTATTCCGGGAATGCCCATGCCCTGGCCCTCGGGTACGCAAAGGGGATCGGAGCGACGAGGGCGGTGGTCCTCGAGACAAGCTTCCGGGAAGAGACCGAGACCGACCTGTTCGGGGAGCAGGCGGTCCTCTGTGGAGGGATAACCTCCCTGATCAAAGCCGGTTTTGAGATCCTGGTAGAGGCCGGGTATGCACCGGAGATGGCATACCTCGAAGTGCTCCACGAGACCAAGTTGATCGTTGATCTCATATACGAAGGCGGATTCACAAAAATGCGGAGCGCGGTCTCCAACACCGCCCAGTACGGAGACCTCACCCGCGGCCCCCGGGTCATTGGCCCTGAGGTTTACCTCGCCATGCAGGAGATCCTCGGGGAGATCCAGAGCGGCGAGTTTGCGCGGGAATGGATGCTCGAGAACCTGGTGAACCGGCCGGTATTCACCGCGCTGACCCGTGCGGATGAAGAGCACCTCATCGAGAATGTCGGCAGGGAAGTCCGGGACCTTATGCCCCAGTTCCAGAAAAAATAA
- a CDS encoding GTP cyclohydrolase I FolE2, producing the protein MPDIQSTTPAVRINLTRVGVKNVKKLVEVSRPEKRPVIFISNFDVYVDLPGSLKGANLSRNFEVIDEVLQQAIDGDVKEIENLCSVVARKLLDRHEYADRTEVVMDSQFMVKRETPVSLTSCHEVVKVHASAVARRTFREPIVRKSIGAEVIGMTACPCAQDIMKERAVYVLQNLGVENDKITAFLKDVPMATHNQRGRGFLSIEIDDDQHVKLEKIIRILKESMSASIYELLKRGDESYVVLSAHKNPRFVEDCVREIAKKVITEFKELPGDSLITIKQTNEESIHQHDAYAERQATMAELFVELRSEQDELNLTAVEG; encoded by the coding sequence CTGCCCGATATACAGTCAACAACCCCCGCTGTACGGATCAACCTCACCCGCGTAGGTGTCAAGAACGTCAAGAAACTGGTTGAGGTGTCCCGACCCGAGAAGAGGCCGGTCATTTTCATCTCTAACTTTGATGTCTATGTTGACCTTCCCGGCTCCCTCAAGGGAGCAAACCTTTCCCGGAACTTTGAGGTCATCGATGAGGTGTTGCAGCAGGCCATAGATGGCGATGTAAAAGAGATTGAGAACCTCTGCAGCGTCGTGGCACGCAAACTCCTTGACCGGCACGAGTATGCCGATCGGACCGAAGTGGTGATGGACAGCCAGTTCATGGTAAAGCGGGAGACGCCGGTATCCCTGACCAGCTGCCATGAGGTCGTCAAGGTCCACGCCAGCGCGGTGGCGCGCCGGACGTTCCGCGAACCCATCGTGAGAAAGAGCATAGGTGCGGAAGTCATCGGCATGACCGCCTGCCCGTGTGCCCAGGATATCATGAAGGAACGGGCAGTCTACGTCCTGCAGAACCTCGGGGTCGAGAACGACAAAATCACCGCGTTCCTGAAGGATGTGCCGATGGCAACCCACAACCAGCGGGGCAGGGGGTTCCTTTCCATAGAAATCGACGACGACCAGCATGTCAAGCTGGAAAAGATCATCCGTATCCTCAAGGAGTCCATGAGCGCGAGCATCTACGAACTGCTCAAGCGCGGTGATGAGAGCTACGTGGTGTTGTCCGCCCATAAGAACCCCCGGTTTGTTGAAGACTGCGTCAGGGAGATTGCCAAGAAAGTAATCACCGAGTTCAAGGAACTCCCGGGCGATTCCCTCATCACCATCAAGCAGACCAACGAAGAGAGTATCCACCAGCACGATGCCTATGCAGAGCGGCAGGCAACGATGGCAGAACTCTTCGTCGAACTCAGGAGCGAGCAGGACGAATTGAACTTAACAGCAGTCGAAGGTTAA
- the frhA gene encoding coenzyme F420 hydrogenase subunit alpha yields MSKVVEISPTTRHEGHSKLVLKVDDAGIIERGDWLSITPVRGVEKLAINKTMDQVPKIASRVCGICPIAHTLAGIESMEGSIRCEIPRDAKLLRIVLQCANRLHSHALHNILTLPDMYIPGTDKKINPFSAEEPVRSHAKRIVRLREIGQTIGEIAGGEAVHPSNPRVGGLYKACTPRAVQKMYDLAKEGLPLAIEQMEFMIAVLRNFQRRDWTDVGGKQIPIPKDLGYHNQGYMAAHPMYGSTNLDENPGWDPQRWTDVRPWDWYMGEVEVSLADPSYPIGGTSPVGTKANPQMEACTGVPLYDGAPVEVGPRARMVQFKNYDEKGTIGQQIARSMELPDCLYTIINALDEYNPSGKVLADYIPQGDGSLGWAANEAPRGCDVHLAKVKDGRVLWYEMLVPTTWNFPTCSRALTGAPWQLAEVIVRGYDPCVSCATHMIVVDDDKRIVAQKLIQ; encoded by the coding sequence TTGTCGAAAGTTGTAGAGATTTCCCCAACCACGAGACATGAAGGACACTCCAAGCTCGTATTAAAGGTCGATGATGCGGGCATCATCGAACGGGGTGACTGGCTTTCCATCACTCCGGTCAGGGGTGTGGAGAAGCTCGCCATCAACAAGACGATGGACCAGGTGCCAAAGATCGCATCCCGCGTCTGTGGTATCTGCCCCATCGCCCATACCCTTGCAGGGATCGAGAGCATGGAGGGCTCCATCCGCTGTGAGATCCCCCGCGATGCTAAGCTCCTCCGCATTGTGCTGCAGTGTGCAAACCGTCTGCACAGTCATGCCCTGCACAACATCCTGACCCTCCCTGACATGTACATACCGGGAACCGACAAGAAGATCAACCCGTTCTCCGCTGAAGAGCCGGTCAGGAGCCATGCAAAGCGGATAGTCAGGCTGCGCGAGATCGGCCAGACCATCGGCGAGATCGCGGGAGGGGAAGCAGTCCATCCCAGCAACCCCCGTGTCGGCGGATTGTACAAGGCATGCACCCCCCGTGCTGTCCAGAAGATGTACGACCTTGCAAAGGAAGGCCTGCCACTGGCCATTGAACAGATGGAGTTCATGATTGCTGTCCTCCGCAACTTCCAGAGGCGTGACTGGACCGATGTCGGTGGAAAACAGATCCCGATCCCGAAAGACCTCGGGTACCACAACCAGGGATACATGGCTGCCCACCCGATGTATGGCAGTACCAACCTCGATGAAAATCCGGGCTGGGACCCCCAGCGCTGGACCGATGTCCGGCCCTGGGACTGGTACATGGGCGAGGTTGAAGTAAGCCTGGCAGACCCAAGCTACCCGATTGGTGGGACATCCCCCGTGGGAACCAAGGCCAACCCCCAGATGGAGGCATGTACCGGTGTCCCGCTGTATGACGGGGCACCCGTGGAGGTAGGACCCCGGGCACGCATGGTCCAGTTCAAGAACTACGACGAGAAAGGGACTATCGGCCAGCAGATTGCCCGATCGATGGAACTCCCCGATTGTCTTTACACCATCATCAACGCCCTCGATGAATACAACCCATCCGGGAAAGTACTGGCAGACTACATCCCCCAGGGTGACGGTTCACTGGGCTGGGCGGCAAATGAGGCCCCCCGTGGCTGTGACGTCCACCTGGCGAAGGTCAAGGACGGACGTGTGCTCTGGTACGAGATGCTGGTGCCGACCACCTGGAACTTCCCGACCTGCAGCCGCGCGCTCACTGGCGCCCCCTGGCAGCTTGCGGAAGTCATCGTCCGTGGATACGACCCGTGCGTCTCCTGTGCCACCCACATGATCGTGGTCGATGACGACAAGAGGATAGTCGCCCAGAAGCTGATTCAGTGA
- the frhD gene encoding coenzyme F420-reducing hydrogenase, FrhD protein: MAFSEIVITGCGNPLFADDGFGPAVVEELSSLNLPDNVKVVDAGLGGPHFIFTLLNPEVTRRLIIIDIADFGANPGELATFRVEDLPPGSYRDAHSWDLTEPLQRIKDDIDITVIGCQPKRVTAPEYEIGLSEEVQKAIPTTVRFVLELIGVDYGTAITNLRKEEYQHGADEERCAGES; encoded by the coding sequence ATGGCATTCAGCGAGATCGTAATCACAGGGTGCGGAAATCCCCTGTTCGCCGATGACGGGTTTGGTCCTGCCGTGGTAGAAGAGCTCTCTTCCCTCAACCTTCCGGATAATGTCAAGGTAGTGGATGCGGGTCTTGGCGGCCCCCATTTCATCTTCACCCTGCTCAACCCGGAAGTGACGAGACGGCTGATCATCATCGATATCGCCGATTTCGGCGCAAATCCGGGTGAACTGGCGACATTCAGGGTCGAAGACCTGCCTCCTGGCAGCTATCGCGACGCCCATTCCTGGGATTTAACCGAACCGCTGCAGCGTATCAAGGATGATATCGATATCACGGTTATCGGGTGCCAGCCGAAGCGAGTTACTGCCCCTGAGTATGAAATAGGACTCTCGGAAGAGGTCCAAAAGGCGATACCCACAACGGTACGGTTCGTACTGGAACTGATTGGGGTGGACTATGGGACTGCTATCACGAATCTTCGGAAAGAAGAGTATCAGCACGGAGCCGACGAAGAAAGATGCGCCGGCGAAAGCTGA
- the frhG gene encoding coenzyme F420 hydrogenase subunit gamma — MGLLSRIFGKKSISTEPTKKDAPAKAEVEKKAEITKKEEKPVAEKITVGHVHMSGCTGCLVSLADNAEGLLTILDKYADLVYGLTLADVRHIPKMDVALVEGSVCIQDKISVQEIRETREKAAVVVAVGGCACYGNITRFGRGGVQNQPQHESYLPIGDLIKVDVYIPGCAPCPQLIRNVCVMAYLLLKGNKEQQELAKKYLAPLMQLAERGTEACGCDLMYDVVNQGLCIGCGSCAAACPVRAITHEYGKPNVNREMCIKCGACYAQCPRSFFNFDVITEFEGITELIAGALK, encoded by the coding sequence ATGGGACTGCTATCACGAATCTTCGGAAAGAAGAGTATCAGCACGGAGCCGACGAAGAAAGATGCGCCGGCGAAAGCTGAGGTTGAAAAAAAGGCTGAAATTACAAAAAAGGAGGAAAAGCCTGTGGCAGAAAAGATCACAGTTGGCCACGTGCACATGAGCGGGTGTACGGGCTGTCTCGTATCCCTGGCTGACAACGCCGAGGGATTACTCACCATTCTTGACAAATATGCCGACCTCGTCTATGGCCTGACCCTCGCGGACGTCAGGCATATACCCAAGATGGACGTGGCGCTTGTCGAGGGATCGGTCTGTATTCAGGATAAAATATCGGTACAGGAGATCAGGGAGACCAGGGAGAAGGCTGCCGTTGTAGTAGCTGTTGGCGGATGCGCCTGTTACGGCAATATCACCAGGTTCGGGCGCGGAGGTGTGCAAAACCAGCCGCAGCACGAATCGTACCTGCCGATCGGGGACCTCATCAAGGTCGATGTCTATATCCCGGGGTGCGCACCCTGCCCGCAGCTCATTCGGAACGTCTGCGTGATGGCCTACCTGCTCCTCAAAGGTAACAAGGAGCAGCAGGAGCTGGCCAAGAAATACCTTGCCCCGCTGATGCAGCTTGCCGAGCGCGGCACCGAAGCCTGCGGCTGCGACCTGATGTACGACGTCGTTAACCAGGGCCTCTGCATTGGGTGCGGAAGCTGCGCTGCGGCATGCCCGGTCCGGGCCATTACCCACGAGTACGGCAAGCCGAACGTGAACCGCGAGATGTGCATCAAGTGCGGCGCCTGTTACGCCCAGTGCCCGAGGAGCTTCTTCAACTTCGATGTCATCACAGAATTCGAGGGCATCACGGAGCTCATTGCCGGAGCGCTCAAGTGA
- the frhB gene encoding coenzyme F420 hydrogenase subunit beta produces the protein MGTELGKYKLCVSARSTDKDILKKAQDGGIVTQLFKYALEEGIIDGAIVAGPSDEPWRPRPFIATSVEELMATPGTRYNISPQVSWIKEATRSFGLDRIGIVGTPCQMQAVRKGQLYPVGLRDVDDKIALAIGIFCMENFPYQSIKQLVEDHAGMKLESVKKIDIGKGKFWVYGARGQVVQLPLKVTHKYEQPGCHVCLDYVANLADVSTGSVGSPDGWSTVFVRTRKGDDIWSKAIAAGCFETKPIEQVKPGLELVSKLANEKITKNQKTVEERARFGVNKALRNPYIKP, from the coding sequence ATGGGAACTGAACTCGGTAAGTACAAACTCTGCGTGTCCGCACGCTCCACCGACAAGGATATCCTGAAGAAAGCTCAGGATGGCGGAATCGTCACCCAGCTCTTCAAGTATGCCCTCGAAGAGGGTATCATTGACGGGGCGATTGTTGCCGGACCAAGTGATGAACCGTGGAGACCCCGGCCGTTCATCGCCACTTCGGTCGAAGAACTCATGGCGACCCCCGGGACGCGGTACAACATCAGCCCGCAGGTGTCCTGGATCAAGGAGGCAACCAGGAGCTTCGGCCTCGACAGGATCGGTATCGTCGGGACCCCCTGCCAGATGCAGGCCGTGCGGAAGGGACAGCTTTATCCTGTAGGCCTCCGCGATGTCGATGACAAGATCGCACTTGCGATCGGGATCTTCTGCATGGAGAACTTCCCGTACCAGAGCATCAAGCAGCTCGTCGAGGACCATGCCGGCATGAAGCTCGAGTCGGTCAAGAAGATAGATATCGGCAAGGGCAAGTTCTGGGTATACGGTGCACGGGGACAGGTCGTCCAGCTGCCGCTCAAGGTCACCCACAAGTACGAGCAGCCGGGATGCCATGTCTGCCTTGACTACGTGGCAAACCTGGCCGATGTCTCCACCGGGTCGGTCGGGAGCCCGGACGGCTGGAGCACGGTATTTGTACGGACCAGGAAGGGCGATGATATCTGGTCAAAGGCCATCGCTGCCGGCTGCTTCGAGACCAAGCCCATCGAGCAGGTCAAGCCCGGGCTCGAGCTCGTCTCCAAGCTCGCCAACGAGAAGATCACCAAGAACCAAAAGACCGTCGAGGAGCGGGCCAGGTTCGGCGTGAACAAGGCGCTGCGCAACCCGTATATCAAGCCCTGA